A window of the Danio aesculapii chromosome 10, fDanAes4.1, whole genome shotgun sequence genome harbors these coding sequences:
- the faub gene encoding FAU ubiquitin like and ribosomal protein S30 fusion b, producing the protein MQLFVRGQSLHSVQLNGSETVAHIKAQIEALEGLACDDQIISLSGIPLEDDTLICQSGIEEFNTLEVSSRLLGGKVHGSLARAGKVKGQTPKVDKQEKKKKRTGRAKRRIQYNRRFVNVVPTFGKKKGPNANS; encoded by the exons ATGCAGTTGTTTGTTCGCGGGCAGAGTTTGCACTCTGTTCAACTGAATGGGTCAGAGACTGTTGCTCATATCAAG gctcaGATTGAAGCTTTGGAAGGTCTCGCCTGTGATGATCAGATAATTTCTCTCAGTGGGATTCCCCTTGAGGACGACACTCTGATCTGTCAGTCTGGGATCGAGGAGTTCAACACTCTTGAGGTCTCATCAAGGCTGTTAGGAG GCAAAGTCCACGGTTCCCTGGCTAGAGCAGGAAAAGTCAAAGGACAAACTCCTAAG GTGGACAAGcaggagaagaaaaagaaaaggaccGGCCGGGCAAAGAGAAGAATTCAGTACAACAGGCGCTTTGTCAATGTTGTCCCGACATTTGGCAAAAAGAAAGGACCAAATGCCAACTcatga
- the mrpl49 gene encoding mitochondrial ribosomal protein L49: MSASVRSMPLTFCRAARFAFRAFNPATRPLSTGFCLRTEIRPADGSRDIIESTEEFKFVERLIPPSRIPAPPKHDGPAPSGWTPPSDTPPSLPYMIRRSRMHNVPVYSDIKHGNQHSTLIRKIEGDIWALNKEVKEFLLGLTGKDPPTQVNEITGSIRVKGQFDKELKDWLLNKGF, encoded by the exons ATGTCCGCCTCTGTCAGAAGCATGCCTTTGACATTCTGCCGGGCTGCAAGATTCGCTTTCAGAGCATTTAATCCAGCTACACGTCCACTGAGCACAGGATTTTGCTTAAGA ACAGAAATCAGGCCTGCTGATGGATCGAGGGACATCATTGAGTCCACAGAAGAGTTCAAGTTTGTGGAGAGATTAATTCCCCCTTCACGCATCCCAGCTCCTCCTAAACACGATGGACCTGCTCCTTCAGGATGGACCCCACCGTCAG ACACACCACCGTCACTACCTTACATGATCCGTCGCTCCAGGATGCACAATGTACCCGTGTACTCAGACATCAAGCATGGGAATCAGCACAGCACTCTGATCAGGAAGATTGAAGGAGACATATGG GCCCTGAACAAAGAAGTTAAAGAATTCCTGCTGGGGCTGACAGGCAAAGATCCTCCAACACAAGTCAATGAAATAACTGGGAGCATCAGAGTTAAAGGGCAGTTTGATAAAGAGCTGAAGGACTGGCTGCTGAACAAGGGATTTTAA
- the znhit2 gene encoding zinc finger HIT domain-containing protein 2 — MDPVVRRKVPACVRSLLTDITPKQEENLSDWLETDSESITSKDGIALPKRGTSETLLTPADGTEGDGNPSSSKPCGLCLLKQSSYTCPRCNVPYCGLACYKSQNHSKCSEEFYKESVLLELKSRGATDEEGKSKMQEILLRLRQSADTEGGMENFLRHLGEDGTNVTEGDTQALDLLSKLAELQSGGDENSHEAQEILAKLEEADDNDDEDLAEKLAGLDVDSLSEEQLWSLLSTQEKEKFENLLKVGGIAGMVVLWRPWWEQHEKETKTLIEELRIENQEEVRTAKKEKPQTVASDAKQLAVPPISAKIPPLHTLTSNPSPLVQFNLINALYGYTFSLCLFNGDISDTLLEFSQALVLISEFLGAGRVFNSVPEALDAGIRSVSAGGYFDSQDPSAPIRAVEAVAHVLTGRSREDVEGYTLSALSQLRSALSKAKMAAAKEQDEQMRRLFFQAGKKCEFFQSWVKENPEVLRRLAGSVWTDFERREVERETLEEDRKLVEEAREKSRGKGALIEEVE, encoded by the coding sequence ATGGATCCTGTTGTCAGACGTAAAGTCCCTGCTTGTGTTCGTTCTTTACTCACCGACATTACACCAAAGCAGGAGGAAAACCTGAGTGACTGGCTAGAAACAGACTCCGAATCAATTACCAGCAAAGATGGGATCGCACTTCCCAAGAGAGGCACTTCTGAAACTCTCCTCACCCCTGCCGACGGGACAGAAGGTGACGGAAATCCCTCATCAAGCAAACCATGTGGACTTTGCTTATTAAAACAGTCTTCCTACACCTGCCCAAGATGCAACGTCCCGTATTGTGGTTTAGCTTGTTACAAGAGTCAGAATCACTCCAAATGCTCGGAGGAGTTTTACAAGGAGTCTGTGCTCCTGGAGCTCAAATCCAGAGGAGCCACAGATGAAGAGGGGAAGAGCAAGATGCAAGAGATCCTCCTCCGGCTCAGACAGAGCGCAGACACCGAGGGTGGGATGGAGAACTTTTTAAGACACTTAGGAGAAGATGGAACCAATGTGACTGAAGGAGACACACAGGCTTTGGATCTGCTTTCCAAGTTGGCAGAGCTTCAATCTGGTGGAGATGAAAACAGTCACGAGGCACAAGAAATCCTGGCAAAACTTGAGGAAGccgatgataatgatgatgaagatttaGCTGAGAAGTTAGCTGGATTGGATGTTGATTCTCTTTCTGAAGAGCAGCTCTGGTCGTTGTTGTCCACCCAGGAGAAGGAGAAATTTGAGAATCTGCTAAAAGTTGGCGGCATCGCTGGGATGGTTGTCCTGTGGAGACCCTGGTGGGAGCAACAtgagaaagaaactaaaacactGATTGAAGAACTTCGGATTGAGAATCAAGAAGAAGTGCGCACTGCGAAAAAAGAAAAACCCCAAACAGTTGCCAGCGATGCTAAACAATTAGCAGTTCCTCCAATAAGTGCTAAAATCCCCCCTCTTCACACGCTAACATCAAATCCATCTCCTCTAGTGCAGTTCAATCTGATCAACGCTCTTTACGGATACACTTTCTCTCTGTGTCTCTTCAATGGAGATATTTCCGACACATTACTGGAGTTCAGTCAGGCGCTGGTTTTAATTTCAGAGTTCTTGGGTGCTGGACGGGTCTTTAACTCCGTCCCGGAGGCTCTTGACGCTGGGATTAGATCTGTTTCTGCTGGTGGATATTTTGACAGCCAGGACCCTTCAGCTCCTATTCGAGCTGTGGAAGCGGTGGCTCATGTGTTGACGGGACGGAGCCGAGAGGATGTTGAGGGATACACACTGTCCGCTTTGTCGCAGCTGCGCTCGGCGTTGAGCAAGGCAAAGATGGCTGCTGCTAAAGAACAAGACGAGCAGATGAGACGGCTGTTTTTTCAGGCTGGAAAGAAGTGCGAGTTCTTTCAGTCTTGGGTGAAGGAGAATCCTGAGGTTTTGAGGAGATTGGCTGGAAGTGTGTGGACAGACTTTGAGAGAAGGGAGGTGGAGAGAGAGACATTAGAAGAGGACAGGAAACTGGTGGAAGAGGCACGGGAGAAAAGTAGAGGTAAAGGTGCACTGATAGAAGAGGTTGAGTAA
- the tm7sf2 gene encoding delta(14)-sterol reductase TM7SF2: MKPKKHKASHSAEREFGGTLGATCIPVFLPLTVLYLLSVCRSPVASVLQWPPPLPPATHLWDPWAAVLITGWIALQSFLYLLPIGKVSEGLVLSDGSRLKYPINGFHALSITAVLLVICLLLGMPLGRLFELILPLAICAIGVSYLLSMYLYIRSFWAHQHALSLGGNTGNPLYDFFMGRELNPRIGNFDLKYFCELRPGLIGWVVINLGMLMKEVELRDSPSLAMLLVNGFQLLYVTDALWNEEAVLTTMDIVHDGFGFMLAFGDLAWVPFTYGLQAMFLVVHPQSLSTLGALGIVLLNGIGYYIFRRSNSQKNQFRRDPKHKSVAHLETIATATGKRLLVSGWWGFVRHPNYLGDLLMALAWSLPCGISHILPYFYVIYFTVLLIHREARDEKQCRAKYGVAWDTYCRRVPYRIIPYVY; this comes from the exons ATGAAGCCTAAGAAGCACAAAGCATCACATTCAGCTGAACGGGAATTTGGGGGTACTCTCG GTGCCACCTGCATCCCAGTGTTCCTGCCTCTGACAGTTCTGTACCTGCTCAGCGTGTGCCGGTCTCCAGTCGCCAGTGTCCTGCAGTGGCCTCCTCCTCTACCACCTGCAACACACTTATGGGACCCTTGGGCTGCTGTTCTTATCACAGGTTGGATCGCCCTGCAAAGTTTTCTCTACCTACTGCCTATAGGAAAG GTTTCTGAAGGTTTGGTTCTCAGTGATGGGTCCAGACTGAAATATCCCATTAATG GTTTCCATGCCCTAAGCATTACTGCTGTCCTGTTGGTGATATGTCTTTTGCTGGGAATGCCACTCGGGCGTCTGTTTGAGCTCATTTTGCCTCTGGCTATATGTGCCATTGGAGTTTCCTATCTGCTGTCAATGTATCTGTACATCCGCTCCTTCTGGGCACATCAACATGCTTTATCACTTGGGGGAAACACAG GAAATCCTCTGTATGACTTCTTCATGGGTCGAGAGCTCAACCCTCGCATTGGAAACTTTGACTTGAAATATTTCTGTGAACTAAGACCTGGATTAATAGGCTGG GTGGTCATAAACCTAGGAATGCTAATGAAAGAAGTAGAGCTGCGCGACTCTCCATCTCTTGCCATGCTGCTCGTCAATGGATTTCAGCTCCTCTATGTGACCGATGCTCTCTGGAATGAA GAGGCAGTTCTTACTACGATGGATATTGTGCATGACGGATTTGGGTTCATGTTGGCGTTTGGTGATCTGGCCTGGGTTCCCTTCACGTATGGTCTTCAGGCCATGTTTCTGGTTGTTCACCCACAGTCACTTAGTACTCTTGGTGCCTTGGGGATTGTGCTTCTAAATG GAATTGGGTATTACATTTTCAGGAGGTCCAACTCTCAGAAAAATCAGTTCAGAAGAGACCCCAAGCATAAAAGTGTAGCAC ACCTGGAAACTATCGCCACAGCAACAGGAAAGCGGCTGTTGGTATCAGGATGGTGGGGTTTCGTCAGGCATCCAAACTACCTGGGTGACCTTCTGATGGCTCTGGCCTGGTCCCTGCCTTGTG GAATATCCCACATTCTGCCTTACTTCTACGTCATATATTTCACCGTTCTGCTCATCCACCGAGAAGCCAGAGATGAGAAACAATGCCGAGCTAAATACGGAGTGGCCTGGGACACTTACTGCAGACGAGTGCCCTACAGAATAATCCCCTATGTTTATTAA